One window of the Janthinobacterium sp. PAMC25594 genome contains the following:
- a CDS encoding GNAT family N-acetyltransferase, translated as MPEHAQALATLVAHNREHLQTYLPAVVQLDAYGEAQAYLQAAVARAASGEVLEWHVFSGTALCGSIRLKDIDTADHNARIGYYLGQQFQGRGIASAAVRAVLAHAFGALQLHRIELQCAAGNHASRALAERLGFAHEGVLRQGELLNGVFVDLHVYGLLQAEFVPEGAALSLA; from the coding sequence TTGCCTGAACACGCCCAGGCACTCGCCACCTTGGTGGCGCACAACCGTGAACACCTGCAAACCTACCTGCCCGCCGTGGTGCAGCTGGACGCATACGGCGAGGCGCAGGCCTATCTGCAGGCCGCCGTCGCCCGCGCGGCCAGCGGCGAGGTACTGGAATGGCATGTTTTTTCCGGTACGGCGTTATGCGGCAGCATCCGCCTGAAAGACATCGATACAGCGGACCACAATGCCCGGATCGGCTATTACCTCGGGCAGCAGTTCCAGGGCCGGGGCATCGCCAGCGCAGCGGTACGCGCCGTCCTCGCGCATGCGTTTGGCGCGCTGCAATTGCACCGCATCGAATTGCAGTGCGCGGCGGGTAATCACGCCAGCAGGGCGCTGGCCGAACGGCTGGGATTTGCGCACGAAGGCGTGTTGCGGCAAGGGGAACTGTTAAATGGCGTGTTTGTCGACCTGCACGTGTATGGCTTGCTGCAGGCCGAGTTTGTGCCGGAAGGCGCCGCCCTTAGCCTGGCATGA
- a CDS encoding UPF0149 family protein — MSSISTTSPLSDDEYAELDTLLAAPALAGAAMDVSMLEGFLTAVALSPKQIAPEQWLPWVWDKAAGSAAPAQDEASARAAGLAQRHHAYMVEWLAKDPDSFEPIYVCGPEWSVTAWCAGFVLGTSLDKPQWAALAVSHPEYLAPFQHLASASELDDDAAEAAMDGVIPAVIAINAAWARQRHLKQSQPGATVLRELPKTGRNDPCHCGSGKKYKKCCADADSAAN; from the coding sequence ATGTCCAGCATCTCCACCACCTCGCCCCTCTCCGACGACGAATACGCCGAACTCGACACCCTGCTGGCCGCGCCCGCCCTGGCCGGCGCCGCCATGGACGTGTCCATGCTCGAAGGTTTCCTCACGGCCGTGGCCCTGAGCCCAAAACAGATCGCGCCCGAGCAATGGCTGCCATGGGTGTGGGACAAGGCGGCCGGCAGCGCCGCGCCCGCACAGGACGAAGCCAGCGCACGGGCGGCCGGCCTGGCGCAGCGCCACCACGCCTACATGGTCGAATGGCTGGCGAAGGACCCGGACAGCTTCGAGCCCATCTACGTCTGCGGCCCCGAATGGAGCGTGACCGCCTGGTGCGCCGGTTTTGTCCTTGGCACCAGCCTGGACAAGCCCCAGTGGGCGGCCCTGGCCGTCAGCCATCCTGAGTACCTGGCGCCGTTCCAGCACCTGGCCAGCGCCAGCGAACTCGATGACGATGCGGCCGAAGCGGCCATGGATGGCGTGATTCCCGCCGTCATCGCCATCAACGCCGCCTGGGCGCGCCAGCGCCACCTGAAACAAAGCCAACCCGGCGCCACCGTGCTGCGCGAACTGCCTAAAACGGGCCGCAACGACCCGTGCCACTGCGGCAGCGGCAAGAAGTACAAGAAATGCTGTGCCGACGCCGATAGCGCGGCGAACTAA
- a CDS encoding peptide MFS transporter, with amino-acid sequence MSGATTPNKEAVIPEFKQIMGHPSPLWMLFMTEFWERFAFYGVRWALVLYIVAQFHAGDGSGQAAANLTYGSFLALVYAGALFGGYIADRVIGYQRSILLGAIFMAAGLFCISVPNQDIFNLGLATMIVGNGMFKPNISTMVGKLYTTADPRRDSGFTIFYMGINMGAMVAPVFTQWLAESIFGTSAMPSYKMVFMASGFGMLISLVWFFIGRRALKGIGAPEAGSGNPMRVVWVALGCLCVIPLMYFLLTVGAEKLQIVLTVLFIGLAVMLMIEGIRNGKVARDRVIAMLLIFVFNILFWMFFEQAGSSFTFLADKIVNRDLGFWIFPTAYFQTVNSVAIIVFAPLIAAVWVYLARHNVNPSIPRKFGLGLLGNALAFGLLIFALSSLVGADNKIPFWTLTTVYVLQSIGELCLSPIGLSMVTKLAPVRLVGLGMGGWFLSTGIGNNLSGIFASHVSGTSGMSVQSALSGYTFGFWSLLGAGVILFLIAPLINKLMHGVK; translated from the coding sequence ATGAGCGGTGCGACTACGCCCAACAAGGAAGCCGTTATTCCCGAGTTCAAGCAGATTATGGGCCATCCAAGCCCATTGTGGATGTTGTTCATGACTGAATTCTGGGAACGCTTCGCGTTCTACGGAGTTCGCTGGGCGCTGGTACTGTACATCGTGGCCCAGTTCCACGCTGGCGACGGTTCGGGACAGGCAGCGGCCAACCTGACCTACGGTTCCTTCCTCGCGCTGGTGTACGCCGGCGCCCTGTTCGGCGGCTACATCGCCGACCGGGTCATCGGTTACCAGCGCTCGATTCTGCTGGGCGCCATCTTCATGGCCGCCGGCCTGTTCTGCATCTCGGTACCGAACCAGGACATCTTCAACCTGGGCCTGGCCACCATGATCGTCGGTAACGGCATGTTCAAGCCGAACATTTCGACCATGGTCGGCAAGCTGTACACGACAGCCGATCCGCGCCGCGACAGCGGTTTCACGATCTTCTACATGGGCATCAACATGGGCGCCATGGTCGCGCCCGTCTTCACCCAGTGGCTGGCCGAGTCGATCTTCGGCACCAGCGCCATGCCGTCGTACAAGATGGTCTTCATGGCGTCCGGTTTCGGCATGCTGATCAGCCTGGTATGGTTCTTCATCGGCCGCCGCGCCCTGAAGGGCATCGGCGCACCGGAAGCCGGTTCCGGCAACCCGATGCGCGTCGTCTGGGTCGCCCTGGGCTGCCTGTGCGTGATCCCGCTGATGTACTTCCTGCTGACGGTCGGCGCTGAAAAGCTGCAAATCGTCCTGACGGTGCTGTTCATCGGCCTGGCCGTGATGCTGATGATCGAAGGTATACGCAACGGTAAAGTTGCGCGCGACCGCGTCATCGCCATGCTGCTGATCTTTGTCTTCAACATCCTGTTCTGGATGTTCTTCGAACAGGCTGGCAGCTCGTTTACCTTCCTGGCTGACAAGATCGTCAACCGCGACCTGGGCTTCTGGATCTTCCCGACCGCCTACTTCCAGACCGTCAACTCAGTTGCCATCATCGTCTTCGCGCCGCTCATCGCCGCCGTCTGGGTCTACCTGGCACGCCACAATGTCAATCCATCGATCCCGCGCAAATTCGGCCTGGGCTTGCTGGGCAATGCCCTGGCCTTCGGTTTGCTGATCTTCGCTCTGTCGAGCCTGGTTGGCGCCGATAACAAGATCCCGTTCTGGACCCTGACCACGGTGTATGTGCTGCAATCGATCGGTGAGCTGTGCCTGTCGCCTATCGGCCTGTCGATGGTGACCAAGCTGGCGCCAGTGCGCCTGGTGGGCCTGGGCATGGGCGGCTGGTTCCTGTCAACCGGTATCGGCAACAACCTGTCGGGCATCTTCGCCAGCCACGTCAGCGGCACCAGCGGCATGTCGGTGCAGTCGGCCCTGTCCGGCTACACCTTCGGCTTCTGGTCCCTGCTGGGCGCCGGCGTGATCCTGTTCCTGATCGCACCGCTGATCAACAAACTGATGCACGGCGTGAAGTAA
- the ppnN gene encoding nucleotide 5'-monophosphate nucleosidase PpnN, with protein sequence MEHDVIDTLVSPEGRLDVLSKTEVNKLLDTSQGGLYNTFRRCALAVLNCGSTIDDGRALLERYQSFEISIIQRERGIKLDIKGAPAIAFVDGKMIKGIHEHLFAVLRDIIFVSDEVTGNPKFDLQSTEGVTDAVFHILRNANVLQTQLNPNLVVCWGGHSINRAEYNYSKEVGYQLGLRGLDICTGCGPGAMKGPMKGATIGHAKQRLHNGRYLGITEPGIIAAESPNPIVNDLVIMPDIEKRLEAFVRAGHGIVVFPGGAGTAEEILYILGILLHPDNAEIPFPLIFTGPETSREYFVQINQFIHDTLGPEAQQRYKIIIDDPELVAREMLEGIRQVREFRKAHSDAYYFNWLLKIDHEFQKPFQPTHENMRNLSLHKNQPTHLLAAQLRRAFSGVVAGNVKDDGIRSIEEHGNFEIHGDKSIAGPMDALLASFVAQHRMKLAGTAYVPCYTVVQ encoded by the coding sequence ATGGAACACGACGTTATCGATACTCTGGTTTCACCGGAAGGCCGCTTGGACGTGCTCTCCAAGACTGAAGTCAACAAACTGCTCGACACCAGCCAGGGCGGCCTGTACAACACTTTCCGCCGCTGCGCGCTGGCGGTCTTGAATTGCGGCAGCACCATCGACGATGGCCGCGCCTTGCTGGAGCGCTACCAATCGTTTGAAATCTCGATCATCCAGCGCGAGCGCGGCATCAAGCTCGACATCAAGGGCGCGCCAGCCATCGCCTTTGTCGATGGCAAGATGATCAAGGGCATCCACGAGCACCTGTTTGCCGTGCTGCGCGACATCATCTTCGTCAGCGATGAAGTCACGGGCAACCCGAAATTCGACTTGCAGAGCACGGAAGGCGTGACGGACGCCGTCTTCCACATCCTGCGCAACGCGAATGTGCTGCAAACCCAGCTCAACCCGAACCTGGTCGTCTGCTGGGGCGGCCACTCGATCAACCGCGCCGAATACAATTATTCGAAGGAAGTGGGCTACCAGCTGGGCTTGCGCGGCCTCGACATCTGCACCGGCTGCGGCCCGGGCGCCATGAAAGGCCCCATGAAGGGCGCCACCATCGGCCACGCCAAGCAGCGGCTGCACAATGGCCGCTACCTGGGCATCACCGAGCCGGGCATCATCGCCGCCGAATCGCCGAACCCTATCGTCAATGATCTGGTCATCATGCCGGACATCGAAAAACGCCTGGAAGCGTTCGTGCGCGCGGGCCACGGCATCGTCGTGTTCCCCGGCGGCGCGGGCACGGCCGAAGAGATTCTGTATATCCTCGGCATCCTGCTGCACCCGGACAATGCCGAGATTCCGTTCCCGCTGATCTTCACGGGTCCGGAAACCTCGCGCGAGTACTTTGTGCAGATCAACCAGTTCATCCACGACACGCTGGGCCCGGAAGCACAGCAGCGCTATAAAATCATCATCGACGACCCGGAACTGGTGGCGCGCGAAATGCTCGAAGGCATACGCCAGGTGCGCGAATTCCGCAAGGCGCACAGCGACGCCTATTACTTCAATTGGCTCTTGAAAATCGACCACGAGTTCCAGAAGCCGTTCCAGCCCACGCATGAAAACATGCGCAACCTGAGCTTGCACAAGAACCAGCCCACGCACTTGCTGGCGGCCCAGCTGCGCCGCGCGTTCTCGGGCGTGGTGGCGGGCAACGTCAAGGATGACGGCATCCGCTCGATCGAAGAGCACGGCAACTTCGAGATCCACGGCGACAAATCCATCGCCGGCCCCATGGATGCGCTGCTGGCCTCCTTCGTGGCGCAGCACCGCATGAAACTGGCGGGTACGGCGTATGTGCCTTGCTATACCGTGGTCCAGTAA